Below is a genomic region from Paenibacillus rhizovicinus.
CCGTGAAATCCGATATGAATAAAACCGCTTTGTTGTGCACGACCGAGTGCTCGCGTAATTTCCAGAAGCTGATCAAGCACGAAGCGGCGATGCCCATGAACAAACAGCATCTTCAGCATATGATGCGCATGCACAAACAGATGGTCTACGTGTGGTGGCATCATCAAGACGGCAGCATAGCGGAAGGCACCAAGCCTTCTTCTTCGAAGCTGGACACGCTAATACGCCAAGCGAAGAGTAACGTCTTGGCTGGCAAAGACTTCGCCTCCTCTCCGCTGCAAGCGAACGGACACCGTTATATGGTGATCGGCGAAGCTGACACGGTTCACAAAGGCGACGGCATCGTTGGCGTTCTGCTGCAGGATATTGTCATGAAAGTCCAAGATCATCAGCGGAGAAACCTCCGACTCGTCCCTTATCCGGCGGAAGGCAAATATAAAATCGAATCGGTGAAGCCGAATTCCACCGTCGACATTACGGTCAAGAATGGCGAAGATAACGGTAACGCCAGCCATTACCATATTAATGAAGTCGTCGTCAGATTCAGGCTGCATCCGTCCCCCGACGAAATGGCTCAGATTCAGCGGGACATTACGGCGCTCTCGACGAAAAAGCTTGGCTATACGTATGTATTCCGGTCCCGCGTTATGGAAGCGGACGATATGATGCGTTATTTCAAAAGCAACCGTAACGTCGTCTATGTGGAACCGCACTATTTGTATATGACGAACGATACGGGAACGGTCAACATGAACGCCAATCCGGCAAGCACGGATACGGATTTCATTCCGAATGACGCGCTGTACTCGCAATACCAATGGAATTTGCCTGTCATCGAGACCGAGAAGGGCTGGCAGGTTTCGAAGGGCAGCGACCAGGTGCTGATCGGGGTATTGGATACCGGCGTGCAAGCAGATCATCCGGATCTGGTCGGAAAAATCGAAGAAGGCACCAATTTGGTCGACGAAACGAGCCCTCCTGACGATGATGTTGGGCATGGGACGCATGTTTCCGGAATCATCGCGGCTTCCGTCAATAACGGCGAAGGCGTTGCAGGGTTAACCTGGTATAACAAAATCGTGCCTATCAAGGTGCTCGATGCAAGCGGCGCCGGTTCTACGTATTCGGTCGCCGAAGGGATCATCTGGGCAGCCGATCATGGCATCAAGGTCATTAACATGAGCCTTGGCAACTATGCCGAAGCCCAGTTCCTGCACGATGCCATCAAGTACGCCTACGATAAAGACGTCGTCCTAGTCGCGGCAAGCGGCAACGACAATACGGAACGCCCCGGCTTCCCGGCTGCGTATCCGGAGGTGCTCGCAGTCGCTTCCACGAATGCGGACGGCGCGCGTTCGGAGTTCTCCAATTACGGCGACTATATCGACGTCGCCGCGCCCGGCATGAGCATCGCCAGTACGTATCCAGGCAGCCAATACGCCGCCCTGTCCGGCACGTCGATGGCAAGCCCGCACGTCGCCGCCCTTGCGGGGCTCATCCGCTCTATTAACCCGGATTTGAAGAACACCGAGGTGATGGACATTATTCGCAAATCGGCGCAGGACCTAGGAAATAAAGGCAAAGACAAGTACTTCGGTTACGGGCTGATCGACATCGACCGCGCGCTGCTGGAAGCGCGCCAGTCGAAGGTGTCCTTGCAGCAATTCCCGCAGCAGGTGGAACGCCGCCTGGAGCAAA
It encodes:
- a CDS encoding S8 family peptidase, with protein sequence MTRRKWIGWFAVIAAVALLIPLTPWFGGHAPSDKDKKAQMNTMSAHKEHQLKLATVKSDMNKTALLCTTECSRNFQKLIKHEAAMPMNKQHLQHMMRMHKQMVYVWWHHQDGSIAEGTKPSSSKLDTLIRQAKSNVLAGKDFASSPLQANGHRYMVIGEADTVHKGDGIVGVLLQDIVMKVQDHQRRNLRLVPYPAEGKYKIESVKPNSTVDITVKNGEDNGNASHYHINEVVVRFRLHPSPDEMAQIQRDITALSTKKLGYTYVFRSRVMEADDMMRYFKSNRNVVYVEPHYLYMTNDTGTVNMNANPASTDTDFIPNDALYSQYQWNLPVIETEKGWQVSKGSDQVLIGVLDTGVQADHPDLVGKIEEGTNLVDETSPPDDDVGHGTHVSGIIAASVNNGEGVAGLTWYNKIVPIKVLDASGAGSTYSVAEGIIWAADHGIKVINMSLGNYAEAQFLHDAIKYAYDKDVVLVAASGNDNTERPGFPAAYPEVLAVASTNADGARSEFSNYGDYIDVAAPGMSIASTYPGSQYAALSGTSMASPHVAALAGLIRSINPDLKNTEVMDIIRKSAQDLGNKGKDKYFGYGLIDIDRALLEARQSKVSLQQFPQQVERRLEQIARKYS